In one Corynebacterium bovis DSM 20582 = CIP 54.80 genomic region, the following are encoded:
- a CDS encoding C40 family peptidase — protein MGKHLKKNHTGRTAAVAAVVGVSAAVVAPATANAATFTVPGTDVSVDVPDQLVDQVSQALPAAPVGTPAGSLQGGPALAPSDVPASVDAAVSVGRQIADAAMSKVGSPYAWGAAGPNAFDCSGLTSWAYQQVGKAIPRTSDAQAYGGAPVSLDDLQPGDIVSYYAGASHVGIYIGDNKIVNALNEGSPVQVNDLNYMPVNNAVRF, from the coding sequence ATGGGCAAGCACCTCAAGAAGAACCACACCGGCCGCACCGCCGCCGTCGCCGCCGTTGTCGGCGTCAGCGCCGCCGTCGTCGCCCCGGCGACCGCCAACGCCGCGACGTTCACGGTCCCCGGCACCGACGTCTCCGTCGACGTCCCGGACCAGCTCGTCGACCAGGTCTCCCAGGCGCTTCCCGCCGCCCCGGTAGGCACCCCGGCCGGTTCGCTCCAGGGTGGCCCGGCGCTCGCCCCGTCCGACGTCCCCGCCTCCGTCGACGCCGCCGTCTCCGTCGGCCGCCAGATCGCCGACGCCGCGATGTCCAAGGTCGGCAGCCCCTACGCGTGGGGCGCCGCCGGCCCCAACGCCTTCGACTGCTCCGGGCTCACCTCCTGGGCCTACCAGCAGGTCGGCAAGGCCATCCCGCGGACCTCCGACGCCCAGGCGTACGGTGGGGCCCCGGTCTCCCTCGACGACCTCCAGCCCGGCGACATCGTCTCCTACTACGCGGGTGCGTCCCACGTCGGCATCTACATCGGTGACAACAAGATCGTCAACGCCCTCAACGAGGGCTCCCCGGTGCAGGTGAACGACCTCAACTACATGCCGGTCAACAACGCGGTCCGGTTCTGA
- a CDS encoding 3'-5' exonuclease: MHSDHPAGPGDRAPETPASSPAPRSVPPTSPPASTSRATSGTTTAGSTGGTSGTTTAGSTGATSGTTTAGATGGTSGTTTPRGTVDWSRFDAAWERCVVVDVETTGLDPATDRIIECAVLVVDRGEVRRTHSALVNPGRPLPEVITGITGMVDADLADAPRADAALPRILDLIGDLPLLGHNVAFDIAFLEAEAHRAGVDLPTGGRPGPRMRDRAVCTAAAARAVIPRAAVGRYRLSTLSEYIDARHRPTHRAVDDALATLELYRVLRRHRRRPDPRWVPTGPSTATP, encoded by the coding sequence GTGCACAGCGACCACCCCGCCGGGCCCGGCGACAGGGCCCCCGAGACCCCGGCCTCCTCTCCCGCTCCGCGTTCCGTTCCGCCCACCTCCCCGCCCGCATCCACGTCACGCGCCACGTCCGGCACGACGACGGCTGGTTCCACCGGAGGCACGTCCGGCACGACGACGGCAGGGTCCACGGGCGCCACGTCCGGCACGACGACGGCAGGGGCCACGGGCGGCACGTCCGGCACGACGACGCCCCGGGGCACGGTCGACTGGTCGCGGTTCGACGCCGCCTGGGAGCGGTGCGTCGTCGTGGATGTGGAGACCACCGGGCTGGACCCCGCGACCGACCGCATCATCGAGTGCGCGGTGCTCGTCGTCGACCGCGGGGAGGTCCGTCGGACCCATTCCGCCCTCGTCAATCCCGGACGCCCGCTCCCAGAGGTCATCACGGGCATCACCGGGATGGTCGACGCCGACCTCGCCGACGCGCCCCGGGCCGACGCCGCCCTCCCCCGGATCCTCGACCTCATCGGGGACCTGCCGTTGCTCGGCCACAACGTCGCGTTCGACATCGCGTTCCTCGAGGCCGAGGCCCACCGCGCGGGCGTCGACCTGCCGACCGGGGGCCGACCGGGGCCGCGCATGCGTGACCGGGCGGTGTGCACGGCCGCGGCGGCCCGGGCGGTGATCCCCCGCGCCGCGGTGGGCCGGTACCGGCTGTCGACCCTCAGCGAGTACATCGACGCCCGGCACCGCCCCACCCACCGGGCTGTCGACGACGCCCTGGCGACCCTCGAGCTCTACCGGGTCCTGCGGCGTCACCGTCGCCGCCCCGACCCCCGGTGGGTGCCGACGGGCCCCTCCACGGCGACACCCTGA
- the qcrB gene encoding cytochrome bc1 complex cytochrome b subunit, whose product MTTTTKQSHLATAANNMDERYTAAGMVRTQINKVFPTHWSFMLGEIALYSFVILILSGVYLTLFFDPSMSKVIYDGAYAPLNGVEMSRAYETALNLSFEVRGGLFIRQVHHWAALLFAISIMVHMMRIFFTGAFRKPREANWAIGCVLLLLSVAEGFMGYSLPDDLLSGVGLRIMSAIIIGLPVIGTWMHWIMFAGDFPGDIIISRLYIAHVLLIPGILLALIAAHLALVWFQKHTQFPGPGRTERNVVGVRIMPVFAVHSVSFGLITFGVVALLGGLFQINSIWNLGPYNPSQVSAGSQPDIYMLWTDGAARVMPAWELYLGNYTVPAVFWVAVMLGILVALLFAYPFIEAKLTGDNAHHNLLQRPRDVPVRTSLGVMALVFYALLTISGGNDLFALHFQISLNAMTWVGRIGLILLPPAAYFIAYRLCLGLQRSDREVLEHGIETGTIRQLPSGGFIEVHQPLGPVDEHGHPIPLPYAGAVVPKTMNELGAAGEPGRGGMFRPDPASVADTAESIEEANHHERKEMFEKLQERNKEAWESGEDRYDS is encoded by the coding sequence ATGACAACGACAACGAAACAGTCGCACCTGGCCACGGCGGCCAACAACATGGACGAGCGGTACACCGCCGCCGGCATGGTGCGCACGCAGATCAACAAGGTCTTCCCGACCCACTGGTCCTTCATGCTCGGTGAGATCGCGCTGTACTCCTTCGTGATCCTCATCCTGTCCGGTGTGTACCTGACGCTCTTCTTCGACCCCTCGATGTCGAAGGTCATCTACGACGGTGCGTACGCCCCGCTGAACGGCGTCGAGATGTCCCGCGCGTACGAGACCGCGCTGAACCTCTCCTTCGAGGTGCGTGGCGGCCTCTTCATCCGCCAGGTCCACCACTGGGCGGCGCTGCTCTTCGCGATCTCGATCATGGTCCACATGATGCGCATCTTCTTCACCGGTGCGTTCCGCAAGCCGCGTGAGGCGAACTGGGCGATCGGCTGCGTGCTGCTCCTCCTGTCCGTCGCCGAGGGCTTCATGGGCTACTCCCTCCCGGACGACCTGCTCTCCGGCGTGGGCCTGCGCATCATGTCCGCGATCATCATCGGCCTGCCGGTGATCGGCACCTGGATGCACTGGATCATGTTCGCCGGTGACTTCCCGGGCGACATCATCATCTCGCGCCTGTACATCGCGCACGTGCTGCTCATCCCGGGCATCCTGCTCGCCCTGATCGCCGCGCACCTCGCGCTGGTCTGGTTCCAGAAGCACACGCAGTTCCCCGGCCCGGGCCGGACGGAGCGCAACGTCGTCGGCGTCCGGATCATGCCGGTCTTCGCCGTCCACTCCGTGTCCTTCGGTCTCATCACCTTCGGTGTCGTCGCGCTGCTGGGCGGCCTGTTCCAGATCAACTCCATCTGGAACCTGGGCCCGTACAACCCGTCGCAGGTCTCCGCCGGCTCGCAGCCCGACATCTACATGCTGTGGACGGACGGTGCCGCCCGTGTCATGCCGGCGTGGGAGCTCTACCTCGGCAACTACACCGTCCCGGCGGTGTTCTGGGTCGCGGTCATGCTGGGCATCCTCGTCGCCCTCCTCTTCGCCTACCCGTTCATCGAGGCGAAGCTCACGGGCGACAACGCGCACCACAACCTGCTGCAGCGTCCGCGGGACGTTCCGGTCCGGACCTCCCTCGGCGTCATGGCGCTCGTGTTCTACGCGCTCCTGACGATCTCCGGTGGTAACGACCTGTTCGCCCTCCACTTCCAGATCTCGCTCAACGCGATGACCTGGGTCGGCCGCATCGGTCTGATCCTGCTCCCGCCGGCCGCGTACTTCATCGCGTACCGGCTGTGCCTGGGCCTCCAGCGGTCCGACCGCGAGGTGCTCGAGCACGGTATCGAGACCGGCACCATCCGCCAGCTCCCGAGCGGTGGCTTCATCGAGGTCCACCAGCCGCTCGGCCCGGTGGACGAGCACGGCCACCCGATCCCGCTGCCGTACGCCGGCGCCGTCGTCCCGAAGACGATGAACGAGCTCGGCGCGGCGGGCGAGCCCGGTCGCGGCGGAATGTTCCGCCCGGACCCGGCCTCGGTCGCGGACACCGCGGAGAGCATCGAGGAAGCGAACCACCACGAGCGCAAGGAGATGTTCGAGAAGCTCCAGGAGCGCAACAAGGAGGCCTGGGAGTCCGGCGAGGACCGCTACGACAGCTGA
- the qcrA gene encoding cytochrome bc1 complex Rieske iron-sulfur subunit: MSETRSSYTKAELAEMSNDELARLGTELDDVTVAYRKERFPIPGDPAEKRASRRVAVWFILAILMGIVFIGVYLFWPWEYKHLEQDGVGMYSLYTPLLGLSAGLAILFIGIGAVQFSKDFVPDEISVQRRHDGPSEEVDRRTLVALLNDSWQTSTLGRRKVLMGLMGGGAALAGLSVILPLGGIIKNPWKPKAMSISGDGTLWTTGWTLTEHNEKVYLGRDTGAVAEERDGHYSTAGVSRLVRLRPEDLSAGGMETVFPMTEEMVNDNDKYDAERDVYEEQMESIHGSRNAVMLIRLRHKDALNAVQRQGQEDFHYGDYYAYSKICTHIGCPTSLYEQQTNRILCPCHQSQFDALHYGKPVFGPAARALPELPISVDSDGYFYAKGNFIEPVGPAFWERKS; this comes from the coding sequence ATGAGTGAGACCAGAAGCAGCTACACCAAGGCCGAGCTCGCGGAGATGAGCAATGACGAGCTCGCCCGCCTCGGAACGGAACTGGACGACGTCACCGTCGCGTACCGCAAGGAGCGGTTCCCCATCCCCGGTGACCCCGCGGAGAAGCGGGCCTCGCGCCGCGTCGCCGTGTGGTTCATCCTGGCCATCCTCATGGGCATCGTCTTCATCGGCGTGTACCTGTTCTGGCCGTGGGAGTACAAGCACCTCGAGCAGGACGGCGTCGGGATGTACAGCCTGTACACCCCGCTGCTGGGCCTGAGCGCGGGTCTCGCGATCCTCTTCATCGGCATCGGCGCCGTGCAGTTCTCCAAGGACTTCGTCCCGGACGAGATCTCCGTGCAGCGCCGCCACGACGGTCCGTCGGAGGAGGTTGACCGGCGCACGCTCGTCGCGCTGCTCAACGACTCCTGGCAGACGTCGACGCTGGGTCGCCGCAAGGTCCTCATGGGCCTCATGGGCGGTGGCGCCGCCCTCGCCGGCCTGTCCGTGATCCTCCCGCTCGGCGGCATCATCAAGAACCCGTGGAAGCCGAAGGCGATGTCGATCTCCGGCGACGGCACGCTGTGGACGACCGGCTGGACCCTCACCGAGCACAACGAGAAGGTCTACCTCGGCCGCGACACCGGCGCCGTCGCCGAGGAGCGCGACGGCCACTACTCCACGGCCGGCGTCAGCCGCCTCGTGCGGCTCCGCCCGGAGGACCTCTCCGCCGGCGGCATGGAGACGGTGTTCCCCATGACCGAGGAGATGGTCAACGACAACGACAAGTACGACGCCGAGCGTGACGTCTACGAGGAGCAGATGGAGTCCATCCACGGCTCGCGGAACGCCGTCATGCTGATCCGCCTGCGGCACAAGGACGCGCTCAACGCCGTCCAGCGTCAGGGCCAGGAGGACTTCCACTACGGCGACTACTACGCCTACTCGAAGATCTGCACGCACATCGGGTGCCCGACGTCGCTGTACGAGCAGCAGACCAACCGCATTCTCTGCCCGTGCCACCAGTCGCAGTTCGACGCGCTGCACTACGGCAAGCCGGTCTTCGGCCCGGCGGCCCGTGCGCTTCCCGAGCTGCCGATCTCCGTTGACAGCGATGGGTACTTCTACGCCAAGGGCAACTTCATCGAGCCCGTCGGCCCGGCATTCTGGGAGCGCAAGTCATGA
- the qcrC gene encoding cytochrome bc1 complex diheme cytochrome c subunit, producing MDTNSNTAAGPTPAKASRRTRGRMTKRSRRRLRRTLAGAFALLIGLTGAGFLADALTPDPQTATANTDEAALVQQGKEIYQVACITCHGANLQGVRDRGPNLVGVGEGAVYFQVHSGRMPMLRNEAQAGRKAPRYNEQQTLALAAYVNANGGGPGIVRDADGSISMESLRGENNKNGEIDPKDVARGSDLFRLNCASCHNFTGKGGALSGGKYAPPLGPANEQEIYQAMLTGPQNMPKFSDRQLTADEKKDIIAYIKSAKETPSQGGYDLGGIGPVTEGMLMWFVGIVVLIGAAMWIGSRS from the coding sequence ATGGATACCAACTCCAACACTGCCGCGGGCCCGACTCCCGCCAAGGCGTCCCGCCGCACGCGGGGCCGCATGACGAAAAGGAGCCGTCGCCGGCTCCGCCGCACCCTGGCCGGGGCCTTCGCGCTGCTGATCGGTTTGACCGGTGCCGGCTTCCTGGCCGACGCGCTCACACCCGACCCGCAGACCGCGACCGCCAACACGGATGAGGCGGCTCTCGTCCAGCAGGGCAAGGAGATCTACCAGGTCGCCTGCATCACCTGCCACGGTGCGAACCTCCAGGGTGTCCGTGACCGCGGGCCGAACCTCGTCGGTGTCGGCGAAGGCGCCGTGTACTTCCAGGTGCACTCCGGCCGCATGCCGATGCTCCGTAACGAGGCGCAGGCCGGCCGCAAGGCCCCGCGCTACAACGAGCAGCAGACGCTCGCGCTCGCGGCGTACGTCAACGCCAACGGTGGGGGACCGGGCATCGTCCGTGACGCGGACGGGTCCATCTCCATGGAGTCCCTCCGCGGTGAGAACAACAAGAACGGCGAGATCGACCCGAAGGACGTCGCCCGCGGTTCCGATCTCTTCCGGCTGAACTGCGCCTCCTGCCACAACTTCACGGGTAAGGGCGGTGCCCTGTCGGGCGGCAAGTACGCCCCGCCGCTCGGCCCGGCCAACGAGCAGGAGATCTACCAGGCCATGCTCACCGGCCCGCAGAACATGCCGAAGTTCTCCGACCGCCAGCTCACGGCGGACGAGAAGAAGGACATCATCGCCTACATCAAGTCGGCCAAGGAGACCCCGAGCCAGGGCGGTTACGACCTCGGCGGTATCGGCCCGGTCACCGAGGGCATGTTGATGTGGTTCGTCGGTATCGTCGTGCTGATCGGCGCGGCCATGTGGATTGGATCCCGGTCATGA
- the ctaE gene encoding aa3-type cytochrome oxidase subunit III: MTSAVGNPGTAATRRVATLNRPNMVSVGTIVFLSQELMFFAGLFAMYFVSKANSQGNWPSEPTELNVPYAAVITVVLVGSSFAAQWGVFAAERGDVFGLRRWYALTVVMGLIFLIGQGYEYFHLYEEGTRVDSSVYGSVFFITTGFHGAHVLAGVLAFVVIILRTMKSKFTPAQATAAVVVSYYWHFVDVVWIGLWVTIYLIQ, translated from the coding sequence GTGACGAGCGCAGTTGGAAACCCAGGTACGGCAGCGACACGACGGGTCGCGACACTGAACCGGCCGAACATGGTCAGTGTCGGCACCATCGTGTTCCTGTCTCAGGAATTGATGTTCTTTGCGGGCCTGTTCGCGATGTACTTCGTGTCCAAGGCCAACTCGCAGGGGAACTGGCCCTCGGAGCCGACGGAACTGAACGTCCCGTACGCGGCGGTGATCACGGTGGTCCTCGTGGGATCGTCGTTCGCCGCCCAGTGGGGCGTGTTCGCCGCGGAGAGGGGTGACGTCTTCGGGCTCCGACGGTGGTACGCCCTCACCGTCGTCATGGGTCTGATCTTCCTCATCGGTCAGGGGTACGAGTACTTCCACCTCTACGAGGAGGGGACCCGCGTGGACAGCAGCGTCTACGGGTCGGTGTTCTTCATCACCACCGGCTTCCACGGCGCGCACGTCCTCGCCGGTGTCCTGGCCTTCGTCGTCATCATCCTGCGGACGATGAAGTCCAAGTTCACCCCCGCCCAGGCCACCGCGGCCGTCGTCGTGTCCTACTACTGGCACTTCGTCGACGTCGTGTGGATCGGCCTCTGGGTCACGATCTACCTCATCCAGTAG
- the trpD gene encoding anthranilate phosphoribosyltransferase gives MPSPDTAATGPNAATGPDVAGGRGPARSTAADVTSALDEGQLPSSYFTWPGVLDRIGRREELSESQVTWAVREIMAGEASPARIAAFAFGIRVKGISAAELAAAAGAMREFATSVDFSDIPGTVDIVGTGGDGHHTVNISTMASFVVAGAGVPVVKHGNRAASSKCGGADMLEALGLDIDRDPRTVHDDALATNFAFMFSKTYHPAMRYAGPIRSDLGVPTIFNLLGPMTNPAQPDYGLIGCAFRDMMPIVGGAFAHQGSRVLIVRGLDGMDEVSICAPTEVVTVDAEGRTGEAVINPRSLGLDVYDPDSLRGGDPEYNARVARDLMAGQVHGAVKDAVLINAAAALVAVHGWEEEGLIPALRSQLVVARRSLESGAALRTMEQVVNRP, from the coding sequence ATGCCCTCGCCCGACACCGCCGCCACCGGCCCGAACGCCGCCACCGGCCCCGACGTCGCCGGCGGCCGGGGCCCCGCGCGCTCGACGGCCGCGGACGTGACCTCGGCCCTCGACGAGGGACAACTCCCGTCGTCGTACTTCACGTGGCCGGGGGTCCTCGACCGCATCGGCCGCCGGGAGGAGCTCAGCGAGTCCCAGGTGACCTGGGCCGTCCGCGAGATCATGGCCGGGGAGGCCTCCCCCGCCCGCATCGCGGCGTTCGCCTTCGGCATCCGCGTCAAGGGCATCTCCGCCGCCGAGCTCGCGGCGGCCGCCGGGGCGATGCGGGAGTTCGCCACGTCCGTCGACTTCTCGGACATCCCGGGGACGGTCGACATCGTCGGTACCGGGGGCGACGGCCACCACACGGTGAACATCTCGACGATGGCCTCCTTCGTCGTCGCCGGCGCCGGGGTGCCGGTGGTCAAGCACGGCAACCGCGCCGCGTCGTCGAAGTGCGGCGGTGCGGACATGCTCGAGGCCCTCGGCCTGGACATCGACCGCGACCCGCGGACCGTGCACGACGACGCCCTGGCCACGAACTTCGCCTTCATGTTCTCGAAGACGTACCACCCGGCCATGCGGTACGCGGGCCCGATCCGCTCCGACCTCGGGGTCCCGACCATCTTCAACCTGCTCGGCCCGATGACCAACCCGGCCCAGCCGGACTACGGGCTCATCGGCTGCGCGTTCCGCGACATGATGCCGATCGTCGGCGGGGCGTTCGCCCACCAGGGCAGCCGGGTGCTCATCGTCCGTGGCCTCGACGGCATGGACGAGGTCAGCATCTGCGCGCCGACGGAGGTCGTGACGGTCGACGCGGAGGGGCGGACCGGTGAGGCGGTCATCAACCCGCGCTCGCTCGGGCTCGACGTCTACGACCCGGACAGTCTGCGTGGCGGCGACCCGGAGTACAACGCGCGGGTCGCCCGCGACCTCATGGCCGGACAGGTCCACGGCGCGGTCAAGGACGCGGTCCTGATCAACGCCGCGGCAGCCCTGGTGGCGGTCCACGGCTGGGAGGAGGAGGGGCTCATCCCCGCGTTGCGGTCGCAGCTCGTCGTCGCCCGCCGGTCGCTGGAGTCCGGGGCCGCCCTGCGGACCATGGAGCAGGTCGTCAACCGTCCCTGA
- the ctaF gene encoding aa3-type cytochrome oxidase subunit IV: MNSASKIFYGLSAFFVVMTVFYFVATGLVSDPGSRVGIEWAGGTALALATLLSLMLAAYLHLTDSKSDIAPHDWEEAEIEDGAGVLGFFSASSIWPFAMTCGVAVIGYGIAFWHLWMIVAGAVILIWAATKLNLQYGVPPEKH; encoded by the coding sequence ATGAACTCCGCATCGAAGATCTTCTACGGGTTGTCGGCCTTCTTCGTCGTCATGACCGTGTTCTACTTCGTCGCCACCGGCCTGGTGAGCGACCCGGGCAGCCGGGTCGGCATCGAGTGGGCCGGCGGGACGGCGCTGGCACTCGCGACGCTCCTGAGCCTCATGCTCGCGGCGTACCTCCACCTCACGGACAGCAAGTCCGACATCGCCCCCCACGACTGGGAGGAGGCGGAGATCGAGGACGGCGCCGGTGTGCTCGGCTTCTTCTCCGCGAGCTCGATCTGGCCCTTCGCGATGACGTGCGGCGTCGCCGTCATCGGCTACGGGATCGCCTTCTGGCACCTGTGGATGATCGTCGCCGGCGCGGTCATCCTCATCTGGGCCGCGACGAAGCTCAACCTGCAGTACGGCGTTCCGCCGGAGAAGCACTGA
- the ctaC gene encoding aa3-type cytochrome oxidase subunit II, which yields MALSKTRKLALAGVLGASSLLLAGCGVNPPDNAFFRALRFGWPKGITPEATQMGNFWVWVWVAAWIIGIVMWGLLIFAVVNFSAKRAEKKGKGEFPRQTGYNVPLELVLTTIPILIVMVLFFFTVQTQGTVTAQDKDPKVKVDVTGFQWNWKFGYGEVDASLNGGTTYQGVDREAQDKAEGSQFESTTRGEEGESVGPIHGRAKDDYSYLNFDKIETLGSTEEVPVLVLPSNTPIEFNLASADVIHSFWVPEFLFKRDVFPHPEANQSERRFQISSIDQEGAFVGRCAEMCGTYHAMMNFEVRVVSPEKFTSYIQYREQHPKAPNSEALESIGEKGFATSTKPFVPGREMTRDGNNSVDRNQAA from the coding sequence ATGGCGCTCTCAAAGACCCGGAAGCTGGCTCTGGCCGGCGTCCTGGGTGCAAGCTCGCTGCTCCTGGCAGGCTGTGGCGTGAATCCGCCGGACAACGCATTTTTCCGGGCACTCCGCTTCGGCTGGCCGAAGGGCATCACCCCCGAGGCGACCCAGATGGGCAACTTCTGGGTCTGGGTCTGGGTCGCGGCCTGGATCATCGGCATCGTCATGTGGGGCCTCCTGATTTTCGCCGTGGTGAATTTCAGCGCCAAGCGTGCCGAGAAGAAGGGCAAGGGGGAGTTCCCCCGGCAGACCGGGTACAACGTGCCCCTTGAGCTCGTGCTCACGACCATCCCGATCCTCATCGTCATGGTCCTGTTCTTCTTCACCGTCCAGACCCAGGGCACGGTGACGGCCCAGGACAAGGACCCGAAGGTCAAGGTCGACGTCACGGGCTTCCAGTGGAACTGGAAGTTCGGCTACGGCGAGGTCGACGCCTCGCTCAACGGCGGGACGACCTACCAGGGCGTCGACCGCGAGGCCCAGGACAAGGCCGAGGGGTCGCAGTTCGAGTCGACCACCCGCGGCGAGGAGGGTGAGTCCGTCGGCCCGATCCACGGCCGCGCGAAGGACGACTACTCGTACCTGAACTTCGACAAGATCGAGACGCTCGGCTCGACCGAGGAGGTTCCGGTCCTCGTGCTCCCGTCGAACACGCCGATCGAGTTCAACCTCGCGTCCGCGGACGTCATCCACTCCTTCTGGGTTCCGGAGTTCCTCTTCAAGCGGGACGTCTTCCCGCACCCGGAGGCCAACCAGTCGGAGCGGCGGTTCCAGATCTCCTCGATCGACCAGGAGGGCGCCTTCGTCGGCCGCTGCGCCGAGATGTGCGGCACCTACCACGCGATGATGAACTTCGAGGTCCGCGTCGTCTCCCCGGAGAAGTTCACCAGCTACATCCAGTACCGGGAGCAGCACCCCAAGGCCCCGAACTCCGAGGCCCTCGAGTCGATCGGTGAGAAGGGCTTCGCGACCTCGACGAAGCCGTTCGTCCCGGGCCGTGAGATGACCCGCGACGGCAACAACAGCGTCGACCGCAACCAGGCTGCGTAG
- the asnB gene encoding asparagine synthase (glutamine-hydrolyzing) codes for MCGLLGFLSSDGSAGIVVDAVTEALPCMHHRGPDDSGTWHDDDVVFGFNRLSIIDIAHSHQPLRWGPPESPDRYALTFNGEIYNYVELREELRAAGHEFRTDGDSETIVVGFHHWGADVVEHLRGMFAFAVWDSVERTLFLARDPFGIKPMYIATTDAGTVFASEKKCILSMAGTIGLDESLDPRAIEHYTDLQYVPEPESLHAAVRRLESGCHATVAPGGEVTQTRYFRPRFPVTPVRSGEEDALFRRIAAALEDSVEKHMRADVTVGSFLSGGIDSTAIAALAKRHNPDLLTFTTGFERNGYSEVDVAAESARAIGAEHIVKVVSPEEFAEAVPRIIWYLDDPVADPALMPLYFVAAEARKHVKVVLSGEGADELFGGYTIYREPLSLAPFEKIPAPLTSVLSRLGDALPDGMRGKSLLQRGTTPLEDRYYGNARSFSYPQLERVLRDARPEWDHREVTAPIYAESRDMDPVARMQHLDLFTWLRGDILVKADKITMANSLELRVPFLDRAVFDVAQTIPHELKLSHGTTKYALRKALELIVPEHVINRKKLGFPVPIRHWLAGPELYDWARRTIEDSQTDHIFNKAEVLSMLDEHRRSMTSGSGPDHSRRLWTVIAFMIWHGIFVEKRITPDIDQRDYPVEL; via the coding sequence ATGTGCGGCCTGCTTGGATTCCTCTCGTCCGACGGCTCCGCCGGCATCGTCGTCGACGCCGTCACCGAGGCCCTGCCCTGCATGCACCACCGCGGTCCGGACGACAGCGGCACGTGGCACGACGACGACGTCGTCTTCGGCTTCAACCGCCTGTCGATCATCGACATCGCACATTCCCACCAGCCGCTGCGCTGGGGCCCCCCGGAGTCCCCGGACCGGTACGCCCTGACCTTCAACGGTGAGATCTACAACTACGTCGAGCTCCGGGAGGAGCTCCGGGCGGCCGGCCACGAGTTCCGGACCGACGGCGACTCGGAGACGATCGTCGTCGGGTTCCACCACTGGGGTGCCGACGTCGTCGAGCACCTCCGGGGCATGTTCGCCTTCGCGGTGTGGGACTCCGTCGAGCGGACGCTGTTCCTCGCCCGCGACCCGTTCGGCATCAAGCCGATGTACATCGCGACGACGGACGCGGGGACGGTCTTCGCGAGCGAGAAGAAGTGCATCCTCTCCATGGCCGGGACCATCGGTCTCGACGAGAGCCTTGACCCGCGTGCGATCGAGCACTACACCGACCTCCAGTACGTTCCGGAGCCGGAGTCCCTCCACGCCGCCGTCCGGCGCCTGGAGTCCGGCTGCCACGCGACCGTCGCCCCGGGCGGCGAGGTCACGCAGACCCGCTACTTCCGCCCGCGGTTCCCGGTGACCCCGGTGCGGTCCGGGGAGGAGGACGCCCTCTTCCGCAGGATCGCCGCGGCGCTGGAGGACTCCGTCGAGAAGCACATGCGGGCCGACGTCACGGTCGGGTCGTTCCTCTCCGGCGGGATCGACTCCACCGCGATCGCCGCGCTGGCGAAGCGTCACAACCCGGACCTCCTGACGTTCACCACCGGCTTCGAGCGCAACGGGTACTCCGAGGTCGACGTCGCGGCGGAGTCGGCCCGCGCCATCGGGGCCGAGCACATCGTCAAGGTCGTCTCCCCGGAGGAGTTCGCCGAGGCCGTGCCCCGCATCATCTGGTACCTCGACGACCCCGTGGCCGACCCCGCCCTCATGCCGCTGTACTTCGTCGCCGCGGAGGCCCGCAAGCACGTCAAGGTCGTCCTGTCCGGCGAGGGCGCCGACGAGCTCTTCGGCGGCTACACGATCTACCGGGAGCCGCTGTCCCTCGCGCCGTTCGAGAAGATCCCCGCCCCGCTGACGTCCGTGCTGTCCCGGCTCGGCGACGCGCTGCCCGACGGGATGCGGGGCAAGTCGCTCCTCCAGCGCGGCACGACGCCGCTCGAGGACCGGTACTACGGCAACGCCCGCTCGTTCAGCTACCCGCAGCTGGAACGGGTCCTCCGCGACGCCCGGCCGGAGTGGGACCACCGGGAGGTCACCGCGCCGATCTACGCCGAGTCCCGCGACATGGACCCGGTCGCGCGCATGCAGCACCTGGACCTGTTCACGTGGCTGCGCGGCGACATCCTCGTCAAGGCGGACAAGATCACGATGGCGAACTCCCTGGAGCTGCGCGTTCCGTTCCTCGACCGCGCGGTCTTCGACGTCGCCCAGACGATCCCCCACGAGCTCAAGCTCAGCCACGGGACGACGAAGTACGCGCTCCGCAAGGCCCTGGAACTCATCGTGCCGGAGCACGTCATCAACCGGAAGAAGCTCGGGTTCCCGGTGCCGATCCGGCACTGGCTCGCCGGGCCGGAGCTCTACGACTGGGCGCGCCGCACCATCGAGGACTCGCAGACGGACCACATCTTCAACAAGGCCGAGGTGCTCTCCATGCTCGACGAGCACCGCCGGTCGATGACCTCCGGGTCCGGCCCCGACCACTCCCGGCGGCTGTGGACGGTCATCGCGTTCATGATCTGGCACGGCATCTTCGTGGAGAAGCGCATCACCCCGGACATCGACCAGCGGGACTACCCGGTCGAACTCTGA